In a single window of the Diospyros lotus cultivar Yz01 chromosome 10, ASM1463336v1, whole genome shotgun sequence genome:
- the LOC127812108 gene encoding stress response protein NST1-like, translating into MMPPPRRKKWTEAEERTLIDKYGEMASDGSLAKMKTREKKYRPIALHVNSVHHVRDPITYPWQWTWKDVSTKVQNMRHQYSLVKQKIKKQGFVGDSGVEEFDWDEGLTHWSNFLRYKEVFGEVTLVYNGNDSTVVAGDNNESGEGFDGSGQGMEIVQFAHLGHPGDGDFAAGFDGGENGVMGLDFDYDGEEGDDIHNSNNNHSKEDGDDGFVYEDVEPSGSDTRRKKKDLKGLRKRAWGFIANQIGQLREMEARFEQHEVERDCERQRREHLRKEIEQEREKKWEAKEKEREEREKAREKLRRQTIQEWEAMEKESEERERRRREEVLSYEKEWEERMSRRRSEWKKRIDEMLNQHRAEMGQIQTRILHEQQNLTTQLLGFVSQWTGQPTGLSDHTGASNPYLSQMMQNLHHVNGIVHGDTRVEGDNQEDQFIVDG; encoded by the coding sequence ATGATGCCTCcaccaagaagaaagaaatggacgGAGGCAGAAGAGAGAACCCTAATTGACAAGTATGGGGAGATGGCGAGTGATGGGAGTTTGGCCAAAATGAAGACCAGAGAGAAGAAGTACAGGCCCATTGCATTGCACGTGAATTCCGTGCATCATGTTCGCGACCCAATCACGTATCCGTGGCAATGGACTTGGAAGGATGTGTCTACCAAAGTGCAGAACATGAGGCACCAGTATTCGTTGGTGAAGCAGAAGATCAAGAAACAGGGTTTTGTGGGCGATTCAGGGGTGGAGGAGTTTGATTGGGATGAGGGGCTGACTCATTGGTCCAATTTCTTGAGGTACAAGGAGGTTTTTGGGGAGGTGACGCTTGTTTATAATGGGAATGACTCAACGGTGGTTGCTGGGGATAATAATGAAAGTGGTGAGGGGTTTGATGGGAGTGGTCAGGGAATGGAGATTGTTCAATTTGCGCATCTGGGTCATCCTGGGGATGGTGACTTTGCGGCAGGTTTTGATGGGGGCGAGAATGGAGTTATGGGTTTGGACTTTGATTATGATGGGGAGGAAGGAGATGATATCCATAACTCTAACAACAATCATTCAAAGGAGGATGGAGATGATGGATTTGTGTATGAAGATGTTGAGCCAAGCGGGTCTGACacaaggaggaaaaagaaagatttgaAGGGGCTGAGAAAGAGGGCATGGGGCTTTATTGCAAACCAGATAGGGCAGTTGAGAGAAATGGAAGCTCGATTTGAGCAGCATGAGGTGGAGAGAGACTGTGAGAGGCAAAGAAGGGAGCATCTCAGAAAAGAGATTGAGCAGGAACGTGAAAAGAAGTgggaagcaaaagaaaaagagagggaagagagggagaaggctAGGGAGAAGTTAAGGAGGCAGACGATTCAGGAGTGGGAAGCTATGGAGAAGGAGAGtgaagagagggaaagaagaaggagagaggAAGTTTTGAGTTATGAGAAGGAATGGGAGGAGAGAATGAGCAGGAGGAGATCAGAATGGAAGAAGAGGATTGATGAGATGTTGAACCAACACCGGGCAGAAATGGGCCAAATTCAGACCCGAATCCTTCACGAACAACAGAACCTTACTACTCAGTTACTTGGGTTTGTTTCACAGTGGACTGGTCAGCCAACTGGGCTCTCTGATCACACTGGAGCTAGCAATCCCTATCTGTCACAAATGATGCAGAACTTGCACCATGTTAATGGTATTGTTCATGGTGACACTAGAGTCGAGGGAGATAATCAAGAGGATCAATTCATAGTTGATGGATGA
- the LOC127810931 gene encoding probable magnesium transporter NIPA2 isoform X2 — protein sequence MGPLSLDNVRGLVLALSSSVFIGSSFIIKKHGLIKAGTNGTRAGSGGYSYLLEPWWWAGMLTMIVGEVANFAAYAFAPAILVTPLGALSIIFSAVLAHFILKEKLHIFGIVGCVLCLVGSTTIVLHAPHERVIHSVKEVWHLATEPAFLVYTCIVLVLLLLLIFLFVPRYGQSHLVVYIGICSLTGSLTALDTFNTAVVSPVYYVMFTTLTILASMIMFKDWDSQDASQIVTELCGFVTILAGTFLLHKTKDMGSDSTPTTPRPVFQTYPNLSPRREEV from the exons ATGGGACCACTGTCTTTGGACAATGTTCGAGGACTTGTTTTGGCTCTCTCCTCCAGTGTTTTTATCGGTTCTAGCTTTATTATCAAGAAGCATGGTCTTATAAAAGCTGGGACTAATGGAACCAGAGcag GTTCAGGAGGGTACTCATACTTACTGGAACCTTGGTGGTGGGCTGGGATGTTGACAA TGATTGTGGGTGAGGTAGCCAATTTTGCTGCTTATGCATTTGCTCCAGCAATTCTTGTAACTCCCCTTGGAGCTCTAAGTATTATCTTCAG TGCAGTGCTAGCCCATTTTATTTTGAAGGAGAAATTGCACATCTTTGGTATTGTTGGATGTGTTCTTTGCTTAGTGGGCTCTACCACCATTGTTTTACATGCTCCTCATGAGAGAGTAATCCACTCTGTTAAGGAAGTTTGGCATCTAGCTACTGAGCCAG CCTTCCTTGTCTACACTTGCATAGTGCTGGTTCTTCTTCTGctcctcattttcctttttgtgcCACGCTATGGACAATCCCATTTGGTCGTTTACATTGGAATTTGCTCCCTAACAGGCTCTCTTACG GCATTAGACACATTTAATACTGCTGTTGTTTCTCCTGTCTACTATGTCATGTTCACAACCCTAACTATCCTAGCCAGCATGATCATGTTTAAG GATTGGGACTCTCAGGATGCATCACAAATAGTGACTGAACTGTGTGGTTTTGTGACTATTCTGGCCGGGACTTTTCTTCTTCACAAGACCAAGGATATGGGGAGTGATTCAACTCCAACCACTCCAAGACCCGTATTTCAAACATATCCGAACTTGAGTCCCAGGCGGGAAGAGGTATGA
- the LOC127810931 gene encoding probable magnesium transporter NIPA2 isoform X1, which translates to MGPLSLDNVRGLVLALSSSVFIGSSFIIKKHGLIKAGTNGTRAGSGGYSYLLEPWWWAGMLTMIVGEVANFAAYAFAPAILVTPLGALSIIFSAVLAHFILKEKLHIFGIVGCVLCLVGSTTIVLHAPHERVIHSVKEVWHLATEPAFLVYTCIVLVLLLLLIFLFVPRYGQSHLVVYIGICSLTGSLTVMCVKAVGIALKLSFSGSNQFTYFETWFFTLFVIVCCLLQVNYLNKALDTFNTAVVSPVYYVMFTTLTILASMIMFKDWDSQDASQIVTELCGFVTILAGTFLLHKTKDMGSDSTPTTPRPVFQTYPNLSPRREEV; encoded by the exons ATGGGACCACTGTCTTTGGACAATGTTCGAGGACTTGTTTTGGCTCTCTCCTCCAGTGTTTTTATCGGTTCTAGCTTTATTATCAAGAAGCATGGTCTTATAAAAGCTGGGACTAATGGAACCAGAGcag GTTCAGGAGGGTACTCATACTTACTGGAACCTTGGTGGTGGGCTGGGATGTTGACAA TGATTGTGGGTGAGGTAGCCAATTTTGCTGCTTATGCATTTGCTCCAGCAATTCTTGTAACTCCCCTTGGAGCTCTAAGTATTATCTTCAG TGCAGTGCTAGCCCATTTTATTTTGAAGGAGAAATTGCACATCTTTGGTATTGTTGGATGTGTTCTTTGCTTAGTGGGCTCTACCACCATTGTTTTACATGCTCCTCATGAGAGAGTAATCCACTCTGTTAAGGAAGTTTGGCATCTAGCTACTGAGCCAG CCTTCCTTGTCTACACTTGCATAGTGCTGGTTCTTCTTCTGctcctcattttcctttttgtgcCACGCTATGGACAATCCCATTTGGTCGTTTACATTGGAATTTGCTCCCTAACAGGCTCTCTTACG GTTATGTGCGTGAAGGCTGTTGGAATTGCTTTGAAACTGTCATTTTCAGGATCAAACCAATTTACCTACTTTGAAACATGGTTTTTCACTTTATTTGTGATAGTTTGTTGTCTCTTGCAGGTGAACTATTTGAACAAG GCATTAGACACATTTAATACTGCTGTTGTTTCTCCTGTCTACTATGTCATGTTCACAACCCTAACTATCCTAGCCAGCATGATCATGTTTAAG GATTGGGACTCTCAGGATGCATCACAAATAGTGACTGAACTGTGTGGTTTTGTGACTATTCTGGCCGGGACTTTTCTTCTTCACAAGACCAAGGATATGGGGAGTGATTCAACTCCAACCACTCCAAGACCCGTATTTCAAACATATCCGAACTTGAGTCCCAGGCGGGAAGAGGTATGA